Genomic window (Streptomyces liliiviolaceus):
CACGGGCCCGAGCGTAGCTCCGGTGCATGTTGACGGGAAGTTCTGAGGTTCGATTGTCCGGACAAAGAGTTGACAGGGTGTAGGGTTCGCCCTCAACTTTGTCGCATGCGCATCGGACTCATCGGGACGGGTCGTATCGGTACATTTCATGCGACCGCCCTCAGCCGCCACCGCGAGGTGGGCGGCTCCCTCATCGTCACGGACGCGGATCCCGCACGAGCACGCCGGCTCGCGGACCGCTTAGGTGCCACCGCGGCACCCGGCGTGGACGAGATCTTCACCTGGGGGGTGGACGCCGTGGTCATCACCGCGGCCACCTCGGCACACGGCGAACTGATCGGTCGGGCAGCCCGCGCCGGACTGCCCGTGTTCTGCGAGAAGCCCATCGCCCTCGACCTGACGGGTACGCTCACGGCCATCGCGGAGGTGGAGGCCGCCGGAACGATCCTGCAGATGGGTTTCCAGCGGCGCTTCGACTCGGGGTACGCGGCCGCGCGGGAGGTGGTGCGGTCGGGGCAGCTCGGCCGGCTGCACACCGTGCGCGCGATGACCTCCGACCAGTCGCCGCCGCCGGTCGAGCATCTGCCGCTCTCCGGCGGGCTGTACCGGGACACGCTCGTGCACGACTTCGACATGCTGCGGTGGGTCACCGGGCGTGAGATCACCGAGGTCTACGCGATGGGGTCGGACGCCGGGCCGTCGATGTTCCGCGAGGCGGGTGACATCGACACGGCGGCGGCCGTCCTCACGCTGGACGACGGGACGCTCGCGACGGCCACGGCGACGCGGCTGAACGGGGCGGGGTACGACGTCCGCATGGAGCTGGCCGGGGAGCTGGACCAGATCGGGGTCGGGCTCGACGACCGTACGCCGATCGCCTCCACGGAGCCGGCGGGGCCGCCGGCGGCCACCAAGCCGTGGACGGGGTTCCTTGAGCGGTTCGGGCCCGCGTACGAGGCGGAGCTGCACGCGTTCGTGGAGGTCGTGCGGGGGGAGCGGGCTAATCCGTGCGACGGGCGTGAGGCGTTGCATGCGTTGCGGGTTGCGGAGGCGTGCGAGTTGTCTCGGCGGGGGCGCCGGTCTGTTCCGCTGTCGGAGATTCCGGGCGGCCGGGACTGACGGATTGACTGGCCGTCGGCTGCAGGTCCCCTCCCCGGGGGGGGTGCGTGGTCGGCTGCGGCGCCGTCGTGGCTGGTCGCGCAGTTCCCCGCGCCCCTGAAAAGCGGGGCTGCGCCCCAGCTTTTAGCCTTTGGGGGGCGCGAGGAACTACG
Coding sequences:
- a CDS encoding Gfo/Idh/MocA family protein, translated to MRIGLIGTGRIGTFHATALSRHREVGGSLIVTDADPARARRLADRLGATAAPGVDEIFTWGVDAVVITAATSAHGELIGRAARAGLPVFCEKPIALDLTGTLTAIAEVEAAGTILQMGFQRRFDSGYAAAREVVRSGQLGRLHTVRAMTSDQSPPPVEHLPLSGGLYRDTLVHDFDMLRWVTGREITEVYAMGSDAGPSMFREAGDIDTAAAVLTLDDGTLATATATRLNGAGYDVRMELAGELDQIGVGLDDRTPIASTEPAGPPAATKPWTGFLERFGPAYEAELHAFVEVVRGERANPCDGREALHALRVAEACELSRRGRRSVPLSEIPGGRD